AAGGGatgggcagagggcagggaccAGAGGAGGagcctgtgtgtgtgcctgccCCAGGTGCTGTACCAGGACTGCCGCATGGTGGCCGTCAGTGCCCCGTACGTGGCCGGATTCTTGGCCTTCCGAGAGGTCCCAGTCCTGGTGGAAGCTGTGCAGAGACTTCAGCAGGAggagccccagctccagcctcaggtGTGCTGTGTTTCCCTTGTCCCGATTtgggctgtcctggctgcaggatCCTAGGAAAAGTGTTCTCCCTTGGAGCCTGAGCTGCAGGGGTGGGAGGGGCAGGGTCAGAGCTGCGCTGGAGCCTCCAGTCCTTTTcctgagggagcagggatgtggagctgggagcagccagccctcctgtgctgtgtgcagggctctgccagtcccacactgctgctgctttagcgtcaggcacaggcaggaagAGCCCCACAGGGAGAATTGAGGATCCAAGAGATTTGTCCTTcccccacagcatccctggTTGCTCTTTGGAGTGCTCTCAGTGCCCTGGAAATAACAttgctgctttggcttttttAGGTGCTTCTAGTAGATGGGAATGgcctgctccatcccagaggTAGGCTGTTCCTGgagagccctgctctcctgctccctgtACTGCTCCTTGGCATTCCTGTTCTCCGGTGTCCTGCAGCTACAGTGGCTCCTCGTTGGCAGGATTTGGCACAGCCTGTCACCTCGGAGTCCTGACAGACCTGCCGTGCATTGGTGTGGCCAAGAACCTCCTGCAGGTGGATGGCTTGGTCAGGGAtgagctgcacagggagcaggttaggccaggctgggatttctttctgccttttaatATCCCGAGGGAATTTGGGCAGCCACATACAATGACGTGCTGCTGAGCTGACCTCGTGTGTGTTTATCCCTAGATCCGCTCCCTGCAGAGGTCAGGAGAGGCATTCCCACTGACAGGCACCTCGGGGAAGGTCCTGGGCATGGTAAGCTGCTACTTGGCCATTTGTCCCTCTCTTGGGGCTGTGGCAGTGACCCCGTGCAGGAGGGCAGGTGTGAACAGGTGACCAGTGGCACTGCTGGCCCCTGTCTGACAGCTCAGGGGGTTGTGGGGAGCTGGCAGCTCAAGTGCTGGGAACATTCAGGTCCGTGGCTGTGGCACCTGAGGTGCTCCAGCACCCTGGATTGTGAGCTGCAGTCTGGGAGAGGTGCCAGTTCCCTGGCAGCTCCCCGGGATCAGTCTGGGAATGTCTGCTTCAGAGCAGAGCGGGAACAGGCAGCCGTGAGACAc
The sequence above is a segment of the Sylvia atricapilla isolate bSylAtr1 chromosome 18, bSylAtr1.pri, whole genome shotgun sequence genome. Coding sequences within it:
- the ENDOV gene encoding endonuclease V isoform X3, encoding MAASPGRRRRWEREQARLKAGVVEEDTEEWQKDPHFTGLHRVGGVDLSYIKGDESRACASLVVLSYPALEVLYQDCRMVAVSAPYVAGFLAFREVPVLVEAVQRLQQEEPQLQPQVLLVDGNGLLHPRGFGTACHLGVLTDLPCIGVAKNLLQVDGLVRDELHREQIRSLQRSGEAFPLTGTSGKVLGMADIRSREYLRKQPCAPVEVLEASPDRWVSKKEAELED